From Mycobacteriales bacterium, a single genomic window includes:
- a CDS encoding alkaline phosphatase D family protein — protein sequence MTLDRRSFLKLAAVASAGVAGGSALQGTAFASTLGLDPDGVFQYGVASGDPLPGRLIIWTRVTPVPSASPGSGVGDATPVRWVVATDPRLKKAVASGSVNTSAASDHTVKVDVGGLEPATTYWYGFVAKGQISPVGRGRTAPAAGSTPERLRFGLASCSNYAAGFFAPYRFLAARNDLDFILHVGDYIYEYGDGQFGATRPLDPPTEIVELEDYRRRHALYKADSDLRAAHAAHTWITTIDDHEITNDTWRDGAQNHQPATEGSFSERRSVAFQAYLEWMPIRVTPVGAGGVELYRSFRFGTLADLVMLDLRSYRDAPATTAAQLGDPARTLLGARQKQWLQGELATPTQWKLLGNSVQLMTVNYPPTGLLGNLLVGPVERNQDAWDGYPFDQAAVLGQAATSGYDLVALTGDIHTTWAANLRSPSGAAAGVEFVCTSVTSDNVNELLGQAPRNATSQGFEGILKTINAPRIPLVELDSHGVSVVEVTAARVQCDWWYVSDRTDPAASMTPGFSAQSVRGSRTVTPLAPGFAPMPLADDISLHKHADKAAKPQPRSLGLAGRQTGS from the coding sequence ATGACCCTCGACCGCCGCTCGTTCCTCAAGCTCGCTGCTGTCGCTTCCGCCGGCGTCGCGGGCGGATCCGCGCTACAGGGCACCGCGTTCGCATCGACGCTCGGGCTGGACCCCGACGGTGTCTTCCAGTACGGCGTCGCCTCCGGCGATCCGCTGCCAGGCCGGCTGATCATCTGGACTCGCGTGACGCCGGTTCCCTCGGCCTCACCGGGCAGTGGGGTCGGCGACGCGACCCCCGTCCGGTGGGTCGTGGCTACAGATCCCAGGCTCAAGAAGGCCGTCGCCTCCGGCAGCGTCAACACGTCCGCTGCGAGCGACCACACAGTCAAGGTCGATGTCGGCGGCCTCGAGCCGGCTACGACCTACTGGTACGGCTTCGTGGCCAAAGGCCAGATCTCCCCGGTCGGCCGAGGCCGCACCGCGCCCGCCGCGGGAAGCACGCCCGAGCGACTCCGCTTCGGTCTGGCGAGCTGCTCCAACTACGCCGCGGGGTTCTTCGCGCCGTACCGCTTCCTCGCTGCCCGCAACGATCTGGACTTCATCCTGCACGTCGGCGACTACATCTACGAGTACGGCGACGGCCAGTTCGGTGCGACGCGGCCGCTCGACCCGCCGACCGAGATCGTCGAACTCGAGGACTACCGGCGGAGGCACGCGCTCTACAAGGCCGACTCCGACCTACGGGCTGCGCACGCTGCGCACACATGGATCACGACGATCGACGACCACGAGATCACCAACGACACCTGGCGCGATGGAGCCCAGAACCACCAGCCCGCAACGGAGGGCAGCTTCTCTGAGCGCCGCTCCGTGGCCTTTCAGGCGTACCTGGAGTGGATGCCGATCCGCGTCACGCCCGTTGGGGCAGGTGGCGTCGAGCTGTACCGGAGCTTCCGGTTCGGCACACTCGCCGATCTGGTCATGCTCGACCTGCGCTCCTACCGCGACGCGCCCGCCACGACCGCGGCACAGCTCGGCGACCCGGCCCGTACGCTGCTCGGCGCGAGGCAGAAGCAGTGGCTACAGGGCGAGCTGGCGACGCCGACGCAGTGGAAGCTGCTCGGCAACTCTGTCCAACTCATGACGGTCAACTACCCCCCGACAGGGCTGTTGGGCAACCTGCTTGTCGGACCGGTCGAGCGGAACCAGGACGCCTGGGACGGCTACCCCTTCGACCAGGCCGCCGTGCTCGGACAGGCGGCGACGAGTGGCTACGACCTCGTCGCGCTGACCGGCGACATCCACACCACCTGGGCCGCCAACCTGCGGTCTCCTTCTGGTGCTGCGGCAGGAGTGGAGTTCGTCTGCACGTCCGTGACGTCGGACAACGTGAACGAACTCCTCGGCCAAGCCCCGCGCAACGCGACGTCGCAGGGCTTCGAGGGGATCCTCAAGACGATCAACGCGCCGCGCATCCCGCTCGTCGAGCTTGACTCTCACGGGGTGTCCGTCGTCGAGGTCACGGCCGCTCGGGTGCAGTGTGACTGGTGGTACGTCAGCGACCGCACCGACCCCGCCGCAAGCATGACGCCCGGCTTCTCGGCCCAGAGCGTCCGCGGCAGCCGCACCGTGACCCCGCTCGCCCCCGGCTTCGCCCCGATGCCGCTCGCGGACGACATCAGCCTCCACAAGCACGCCGACAAGGCAGCGAAGCCGCAGCCCAGAAGCCTTGGGCTGGCGGGCAGGCAGACCGGGAGCTGA